AGGCGCGACCGGATCGCGGCGGTGAACTCCCGGCGGTGCTCGGCGACGGCGGCCGCGTCTCCGAGGAACCGCGCCGTCGCGACCTGCTCCGGCTTCGGCGCCCAGGCGCCGACGTGACCGAGGATGTCGCGCATCCGGCCGATGAGCGCCGGAGGGCCGACGGCCCATCCGACGCGCAGCCCCGTCGCGGCGAACTGCTTCGAGATGCCGTCCAGGAGGACGGTGAACCCGAAGGCCTCGGGAACGAGTTCCGGGGGGCTCGAGCGGCGCGCGGCGCCGAAATGGAGCGCCGAATAGATCTGGTCGTAGAGGAGGAAGAGCGCCTTCCTCCCGGTCCGCCGCCGACGCGCGTTCTCCTCGGCGATCATCTCCGCGATCTTCGCGAGCTCCCCCGGGTCCACGACCGTCCCCGTCGGGTTCATCGGCGAGTTCAGGACGACGAGCCGGGCTTCGGGAAGATGCGGCGCGAATTCGGCCGCGGACGGGAAGAACCCCTTCTCGCGCTTTCCCTCGAGCTCGATCGCCCGGACCTCCGTCAGGTGCGCGTAGTGGTTGTTGTTCCAGGACGGCACCGAATACACGACGGTGTCTCCGCGGTCGAGGATCGTGCGGTACGTTCCGTACAGGATCGGCCGGGCTCCCCCGGCGATCAGGAAAGAGTCGAGCGGATACGCGAGGCCCTGTTCCCGCGCGAGGTGCTCGGCCACCGCCTCGCGCAGCGCGAGGACGCCGTCGGAGGGCGGATAGTTCGTCTGATGTTCCCGATACGCGCGGGTGATCTCCTCCTGGAGGCGCGCGGGAATCGGGAACTGCGACGGAGCGAAGTCGCCCACGGTCAGGTTGACGATCTTTTCGCCGCGGGCGAGCGACTGGCGGACGTCGGCGGCGATCTTCAGGATCTCGGACCCGACGACTCCGGCCGCGACGTCCGCGAGCGACGCGTCGGTCTCCTCCGCGGGGGGGAAGAACCCGCGCGCGTCGCGCATCAGAACACCACCGGCTCTTCGTAGGTCGCGAAGACCTCGCGCATCACGTCGGAGATCTCGCCGACGGTCGCGTAGCTCTTGACCGCCTCGACGAGCGTCGGCATGAC
This genomic stretch from Thermoanaerobaculia bacterium harbors:
- a CDS encoding aminotransferase class I/II-fold pyridoxal phosphate-dependent enzyme, translated to MRDARGFFPPAEETDASLADVAAGVVGSEILKIAADVRQSLARGEKIVNLTVGDFAPSQFPIPARLQEEITRAYREHQTNYPPSDGVLALREAVAEHLAREQGLAYPLDSFLIAGGARPILYGTYRTILDRGDTVVYSVPSWNNNHYAHLTEVRAIELEGKREKGFFPSAAEFAPHLPEARLVVLNSPMNPTGTVVDPGELAKIAEMIAEENARRRRTGRKALFLLYDQIYSALHFGAARRSSPPELVPEAFGFTVLLDGISKQFAATGLRVGWAVGPPALIGRMRDILGHVGAWAPKPEQVATARFLGDAAAVAEHRREFTAAIRSRLDLLYGIFRGMKADGLPVDAIEPQGAIYLSARFDLVGGEIAGTPIRSNEDIRRLLLERAGIAVVPFQAFGYRPENGWFRLSVGAVSEDEIRQSERALRDLVSSAKVAVA